From a single Silene latifolia isolate original U9 population chromosome 6, ASM4854445v1, whole genome shotgun sequence genomic region:
- the LOC141586345 gene encoding transmembrane and coiled-coil domain-containing protein STS1-like yields the protein METSILNSTQRYASCALFALALNQSQHHQWRLTTTLPPPDEEPIGSAVVTSAAAASTVSDRPHLWIHQDSGLLFPVFKFLRVDDKAWDGLKETAGSSSQISHHVASFINLLSDESVPTSETCGKELGLLKAVEAMVSSLKAADSTVRSVEELKDELESVHGAETVSDKATEIDRIDISIKEQEQDTCESPTCERPVKDAESLSCHRKVTVLYELLSACLLATTTDRKNDLNSVKGYDSRHRVALRLLATWLDVKWIQMEALEVILACSIMDIIRGEIEKRDTSDPSEPWKKGGMIGAAAVAGGALLAATGGVLAPAVAQGLGAVAPTLGGLLPAIGVGGFAAAATAIGSVSGTIAIAASFGAAGAGLCGSKMARRIGDIEDFKFNAFGDNHMQGRLAVGIMVSGLVFEEADYVRPWESQNVNLERYGLHWEYNNLAAVSTAVRDLIASKITTQLISVGAMLTVIGAVMAALAVPTALISASDIIDSKWAIALDRSDKAGKLLAEVLLEGHHGHRPVTFIGFSLGARVIFKCLQCLAESEGDNAGIVERVVLLGAPISLKDENWPLARKMVSGRFVNAYSTNDWTLGIAFRSNLVSQGLAGIQPVDAFGIENVDVTQIIESHSSYMHMTDQIVKQLELDTYHPVWITGTCEMEISTPK from the exons ATGGAGACATCAATTTTGAATTCAACGCAACGATACGCATCATGTGCATTGTTCGCACTCGCGTTAAACCAATCGCAACATCATCAATGGCGTCTTACTACTACTCTTCCTCCTCCCGACGAGGAGCCGATTGGCTCCGCTGTTGTTACTTCCGCCGCCGCCGCTTCCACCGTTTCTGATCGACCTCACCTTTGGATTCATCAGGATTCCGGCTTGCTATTTCCTGTTTTCAA GTTTTTGAGAGTCGATGATAAGGCGTGGGATGGATTGAAGGAGACGGCTGGATCTTCGTCGCAAATTAGTCATCATGTCGCTTCT TTCATAAACCTGCTTTCGGATGAAAGTGTCCCAACTTCTGAGACTTGTGGCAAAGAACTTGGTCTCTTAAAGGCGGTTGAAGCAATGGTATCAAGCCTGAAGGCCGCTGATAGCACGGTCAGATCTGTGGAAGAGTTGAAAGATGAACTGGAATCGGTCCATGGGGCGGAGACTGTATCTGATAAAGCCACAGAGATAGATAGGATTGATATATCTATTAAAGAACAGGAGCAAGATACATGTGAAAGCCCGACTTGTGAGAGACCTGTAAAAGATGCAGAGTCACTTAGTTGCCATAGGAAAGTGACTGTTTTGTATGAGCTTCTATCTGCATGTCTACTTGCTACCACTACAGacaggaagaatgatttgaattcTGTCAAGGGTTATGATTCTCGACACCGTGTTGCTTTACGTTTATTAGCAACCTGGCTGGATGTAAAATGGATCCAAATG GAAGCCCTAGAAGTAATTCTAGCATGCTCTATAATGGACATAATTAGAGGAGAAATTGAAAAAAGAGATACCTCTGATCCATCAGAGCCATGGAAGAAAGGAGGAATGATTGGTGCAGCTGCTGTGGCAGGAGGAGCATTGCTGGCTGCTACCGGTG GGGTACTTGCTCCAGCAGTTGCTCAAGGTCTGGGTGCTGTGGCTCCAACACTGGGTGGTCTTTTACCGGCCATTGGTGTAGGTGGGTTTGCCGCAGCTGCTACGGCTATTGGATCCGTTAGTGGCACTATTGCTATTGCTGCATCTTTTGGAG CTGCTGGGGCTGGACTTTGTGGTAGCAAGATGGCCAGAAGAATTGGAGACATTGAAGACTTTAAATTCAACGCATTTGGTGATAACCATATGCAaggg CGTCTTGCAGTTGGAATTATGGTGTCTGGACTAGTTTTTGAAGAAGCTGACTATGTGAGACCTTGGGAAAGTCAAAATGTCAACCTGGAGAG gtatggatTACACTGGGAATACAATAATTTGGCTGCAGTTAGTACTGCAGTGAGAGACTTGATAGCATCAA AAATTACCACTCAACTGATAAGTGTGGGGGCCATGCTAACTGTAATTGGCGCTGTTATGGCCGCTCTTGCTGTTCCGACAGCACTTATCTCAGCAAGTGATATTATTGACAGCAAGTGGGCAATTGCATTAGACAG ATCAGATAAAGCCGGAAAGCTGCTTGCAGAGGTGCTCCTAGAAGGACATCATGGACATAG ACCTGTTACATTCATAGGCTTTTCTCTTGGCGCCCGTGTAATATTCAAGTGTCTCCAGTGCCTAGCCGAAAGCGAAGGAGACAATG CTGGTATTGTTGAGAGGGTTGTGCTTCTTGGCGCACCAATTTCATTAAAAGATGAGAACTGGCCTCTTGCAAGAAAG ATGGTCTCGGGGAGGTTTGTGAATGCTTATTCAACAAATGATTGGACTCTGGGAATTGCTTTCCGCTCCAA TCTCGTTTCTCAAGGATTAGCAGGAATTCAACCCGTCGATGCATTTGGGATTGAGAAT GTTGATGTGACGCAAATCATAGAAAGCCATTCATCATACATGcatatgacggatcagattgtGAAACAGCTTGAACTCGACACTTACCACCCTGTTTGGATAACCGGGACTTGCGAAATGGAAATATCAACTCCTAAGTAA